TGGCTTGCTCATAAGACAGACCATTCATAGCAGGCGTGCCTGTTCCTGGGACATATAAAGGATCAACACTATCCACATCAAACGACACATAAATATGATCACAGTATTCTAGTTTTTTAAAGATTTCTGCTACTGTGGCACTAATGCCTTTTTTGGTTATTTCAGCCACACTATATAAAGGAATCTTATGTCTTTTGATTAATTCCATCTCTTCTTCTTGGTAATCTCTAACCGCACAAAACACCACATTTTCTGGCTTGATTGATGGCTCATCAGATGCCATAAACTTCAATCGCTCCCAGTACGCTTTTTCTTCGTCAGAAAGCTCATTGCGCTTACATTCCAAGTTATCGATTGCACACGCCATTGCCAAAGGCATGCCGTGCATATTTCCTGACCCACTGGTATATGGTGAATGAAAATCAGCATGCGCGTCTATATACACCACACCGATCTCAGCATCAGGGTGCGCCATTTTGAGACCATGCATCGTACCTGCACAGCTAGAATGATCGCCTGCGATAACGATAGGAAATTGATTCTCCTCTCTTATCTCTTTTATTTTATGTGCCAATTTAGAAATAACAGGCTCAATCACATCAGCGTATTTTGCATGTTTAAATGGCGATTCTTCTTCATGAATATATTCATTTTTGATACTGTCAAGTTGTAGTTTTTCGTAGTAGTCTGCATTCATCTCTTTTGATGACGCACGCAATGCATCGATTCCTAGTGACGCGCCTTTTTTATGCCCTGCGACATCTGAATACACTTCTACTATCCGCACGTTTTTCATTAAATCATTCATAATTTTGTCTCCATTAAATAAAACAATTTTTTCATCATTTAAATCTATTTTTCCTAACTACTTGGCTATAGTCAGTCCTACATAAAAAAGATATATCTCACTATCACGCGCGACTGAAACAAATTTTTCTGGCTTGCTGTGCCTTCGCAGACAGAGGCGGCGCAAAATTTATCTCAGCAGCGCTATATTTATTTTGTAGTGGATTAAACACTTTATAACGGCTCAAACATACAGCTCCCACTTACGCCATAGACTCAGCTTCATTCGTTGCTACGCTACGATCTTTGCTATGCGCTTTCACGACCGAATAGAGGTTTTTAGGATCTTGTTGATGAGGAATCAAATCAAGTAACTCATATGTGTCCTGTTTTTTGATCAAATCACGCAAAAATACTAGCGCCGTAAAGTCTTCTGAGGCAAAACCAACACCATCAAATACCACTAAATTATTGTCGTTGGTGCGTACTTCTTTCTCACCGTTTACGATGCGGTGAAACTCGGTCACAGGAAAGTCTTGGGAAAGCTGTTGAATATCGCCTTCAATACGGGTTTGCGGTTCAAACTCTACAATGACATGATCGGCTCTTAGTAAAATATTGGCATCCAGCTCTGTTTTGCCAGGGCAGTCGCCACCGATGGCATTGAGATAGACGCCTTTTTTGATCATGTCATCACGCAAAATGGTGGCGTTTTTCTTATCTGCGGTACAGGTCGTGATGATATCTGCGCCTTCAACGGCTTCTTCTACGGTTTTGCAAATAGTAATATCTAAGCCTGAATCGGCGAGATTATGCGCGACCTTTTCAGAGGCGGCTGGGTCAACATCATACAAACGCACTTTTGAGATACCCACCACTGCCTTCATACCCATCGCCTGAAACTCACCTTGAGCACCATTACCAATGAGCGCCAACGTTTGGGCGTTTTTAGGCGCACAGTGTTTGGCAACCAGTGCCGAGGTCGCCGCTGTACGTAGTGCCGTTAAAATACACATTTCTGTCAATAAAATCGGATAGCCTGTATCGACATCAGACAACACGCCAAAAGCGGCGACCGTCTGCAAATCACGCTTGGTATTAATAGGATGACCGTTAACATACTTGCACGCAAACATGTCGCCATCGCTGACAGGCATTAACTCTATGACACCATCTTTTGAGTGGGAGGCAAAACGACTGGATTTTTCAAACTGATCCCAGCGAGAAAAGTCTTGCTCTAACGCATCTACCAATTCTGTTATGGTCTGTTCTATACCATGATTGCTAATCATTTTAGCCATCGCCTGTACGCTAACAAATGGCACACCCTGCTTCTGTGATACGATAAATTTAGACATTAGTTTTTCTCCATTCCATGAATATTGTTTGTTAAACCGACAATCAATATGCTATCAACTATAATTGTCAGTTAAAATGTCAATAACTTATTAAATATTGATGTATTTTTGACATCTTGATAAGTGCCACTTAGCATAATGTCAAAACTTGATGAAGGAAGCACTTTTATGGCGTACTACACTTATGACTCTTTAGATAGCGAACTGATATCTGAACTTCGACAAGATGGTCGAGCAACCATCTCAGACCTTGCGAAAAAACTCAAAGTCTCACGTGCCACTGTCCAAAACAGGTTGGATAGACTAATCCATAACGGCGCTATTTTAGGATTTACGATTCGAGTGCATGAGGCACTAGATAAAGAAACCGTCAAAGCAATGATGATGATTGAAGTAACAGGCAAATCTACGTCACAAGTGATTAGGAAATTACGAGGGATCCCGCAACTGATCAAGCTTCATACGACCAATGGGGCATGGGACTTGGTAGCAGAGATACATACGACAAGTTTGAGAGAATTTGATGAAGTGCTGCGTCAAGTAAGAGAAATAGATGGCATTTTGAATAGCGAAACCAGTGTTTTGCTGTCGAGTCTGTGATGTGGCTGTATCTATAATGAGGACTGGAACATTAAAAACATTCGGTTTTTTCGCTCTACATATTTTCGTGCCTCTACATTGATATAATAGAAGGCATTGTTAGCAGCTCTTATCTATTTATGCCTACCAAATTTAGAAAGCCTCAGTTTAACGATTGGGGTTTTTTAATGTCTATGACATAAAGGCGGTAGCGAAAAAATCCTGTTTACATACTGTGGTCATTTAGATGATTCATCAGCCCGTTGTGACCGCTATGCCTATTTTATAAGCGCTTCACCAATTTATAGAAACCACAAGATGCCGTGAAAAGTAAATCAACTTGCTTGTCTTAGTGTTGCCTTTTTTAGAACACAAAAGGTTATCCGTTGTAGTTCTTCTTAATGTTTGATTGGTTACAATAAAACTGAAAGAAGATACAAAAACAAAGGAATGGGTATGAGTAAAAACACTATAGGTATCGTCGGATTGGGCCGTATGGGGAATGGTATGGCTCAGTCTTTGCTTCGTGAGGGTTTTAATGTGTTCGGCACGGACATAGGAGAAACCCAACGCCAAGCTGCCAAGGAAATCGGTGTAAATGTCGTTGCAGATATCAAAGCGCTGTGTGCTGAATCTAGCGTCATCATTCTATCTTTGCCAATGGCAAAGCATGTACAAGCAGTAATTAAAGGCGCTGGTGGCATCATCGACCATGCTCAGCCCAAAACCTTAATTATTGACACCTCTACCTCAGAACCCGAAGTGACGCGAGCGCTCTCTATAGAGCTAGATCAATTGGGCCATCAGTTATTGGACTGCCCTGTCAGTGGCGGTCCAGCAGGTGCTGAGGCCGGTACTATGGTCATGGTAGTGGGCGGTGAACGCAGTGCTCTTGAACGCGCCCAGTTGTATCTAAATGCCCTAAGCTCAAAAGTGGTCTACATGGGCAAGTCTGGCAATGGGCATGCCGCCAAACTCATCAATAATCTTTTGTGTGCTGCCCATCTTGTGACCACCGCTGAAGCAATCGCTCTGGGTACCAAGGCAGGGCTTAATCCTGAAGACCTCATTGCTGGTTTGAATGCTGGCTCAGGCCGTAGTGCGATCAGCGAAGTAAACTTCCCTCGTTGGATTCTCAATCAAAGTTTTGATTCTGGTTTCACGATGGAGCTGATGCGTAAAGACGTGCGTCTGGCAAAAAATATGATTGGTGAGATGGGATTAGAGTTGCCTTTAGCGCAACAGGTAGCCGAAATTTGGTCGCAAAGCGAAGCAAACATACCTGATCAGGATGATTTTAACTGCATCATTAAGAATGCTGGCTTAGGAGAATAGATGATGAGCTTTATCGTAGAAGGAAATGGTGAGCAGCAAGTTGGCATATTGCTTAATGAACTACTGGGTACTTCTGAATTTGGAAGTTGGGTTGATGGAGAATTGGTGACAGGTAATGGAGACAACATCGATCTGATTAACCCAGCAACCGGTCAGGTATTTTTAAGCTATCGTGATGCGGGAAAAGATATTGTTGCTAATGCCGCCAATGCTGCCATAAAAGCCCAAAAAGCATGGTGGTCAATGACTGCCAGTGCCAGAGGTCAGTTAATGTGGAAGTGCGGCATGAAAATACGCGAAGCCGCAGAATCGTTGGCACGCTTAGAGTGTATCTCTGCAGGTAAACCTATTCGTGATTGCCGAGTTGAGGTGGCAAAAGTTGCCGAGATGTTTGAATACTATGCTGGTTGGTGTGACAAAATTATGGGACAAGTGATTCCCGTACCAACAAGTCATTTGAACTATACTCGTCATGAACCTTATGGCGTAGTGACTCAAATCACACCTTGGAACGCACCTATATTTACCGGAGGCTGGCAGATCGCGCCTGCCATCTGTGCAGGAAATGCCGTCTTACTAAAACCCTCTGAGTTAACCCCATTAAGCACAACGGCACTCGTTAACATTCTTGAGCAAGCAGGTATCCCGCGTGGTTTAGTCAATGTCATTAATGGATTGGGACACACCACAGGTTCTGCCGCCATTGCTCATCCGGCCACTAAAAAAGTGGTTTTTGTCGGCTCACCAAAGACTGGCGCGCTTATCGCTTCGGCATCTGCGCAACGTGTCATCCCTTGCGTGTTGGAGCTGGGCGGAAAGTCAGCCAATATCATTTATCCAGATGCTGATCTGGATCGTGCGGTCGTAGGCGCACAAGCTGCTGTATTTTCTGCTGCTGGACAGAGCTGTGTATCAGGTGCTCGATTATTGGTCCATCGTGATGTTTATCAAGAAGTCGTGGAACGTGTTGCCTCAGCAGCCGGTAAGTTACCTGTGGGTTTGCCATGGGATGAAGGCACGATGGTCGGGCCAATTAATAATCAAAAACAGTTTAATCACGTACATTCGTTGGTTTCTGACGGTATTGCTGAAGGTGCGGTTGTTGCCGCAGGTGGAAAGGCAGGCACAATTTGTGGCGGTGAAAACGGTTATTTTTATCAGCCAACTGTTTTGGCCAATGTAAAAAATACTATGCGAGTCGCACAAGAAGAGATTTTTGGACCTGTGGTTTCTGTTATTTCATTTGAAGAAGAAGGAGAAGCAGTCGCGATAGCAAATGACAGTCGGTTTGGTTTAGCGGGCGCTGTTTGGACGGCTGATGTCGGCCGCGCGCATCGGATGGCCGCGCAGGTAAATGCTGGAACCTTTTGGGTAAATAGCTATAAGTCAATCAACGTCATGTCGCCGTTCGGTGGTTTTGGTGAGAGCGGCTATGGTCGATCAAGTGGCTACGAAGGTTTACTCGAATATACACAGACGAAAAGTGTCTGGGTCGAAACCGCAAAAGATGCTGCTATTCAATTTGGTTATTCAATCCAATAGTACGTAAGGAGAAGATACATGTTAATTAACGAAACCTTACTAGGTGAAGTAAAACAGTGGCGTCAGCATATTCATAGTCAGCCAGAGCTTGGGTTTAAAGAGTTTAAGACCTCATCATTTATTGTCGATAAGTTAAAATCCTTTGGAATTGAAGTACATCAAGGATTGGGCGGCACAGGGGTTGTCGGTATTCTAAAGAACGGCTCAGGCCCGACTATTGGCATACGAGCGGATATCGATGCGCTACCGATAAAAGAGCAAAACGATATTGAGCATAAATCCACTCATGAAAACTGTATGCATGCCTGCGGTCATGATGGTCACACGTCCGTTCTGCTTGGCACGGCAAAGTATCTGAGCCAACATAAAAACTTTAGCGGCACCATTTATTTTATCTTTCAACCTGCGGAAGAGGTCTTAGGCGGTGCCAAGGCCATGATTGACGATGGGCTGTTTGATAAGTTCCCTATGGATGCCGTCTACGGGTTACATAACTGGCCAGGCCTACCTGTGGGAGAGATTGCGGTCAATAACGGCCCTATGATGGC
This is a stretch of genomic DNA from Psychrobacter alimentarius. It encodes these proteins:
- a CDS encoding arginase translates to MNDLMKNVRIVEVYSDVAGHKKGASLGIDALRASSKEMNADYYEKLQLDSIKNEYIHEEESPFKHAKYADVIEPVISKLAHKIKEIREENQFPIVIAGDHSSCAGTMHGLKMAHPDAEIGVVYIDAHADFHSPYTSGSGNMHGMPLAMACAIDNLECKRNELSDEEKAYWERLKFMASDEPSIKPENVVFCAVRDYQEEEMELIKRHKIPLYSVAEITKKGISATVAEIFKKLEYCDHIYVSFDVDSVDPLYVPGTGTPAMNGLSYEQAMQLNIELIKNEKVCCWEMAEINPLYNNSKDDSTRIFKILEEVTHSLLNNY
- a CDS encoding ornithine cyclodeaminase, translated to MSKFIVSQKQGVPFVSVQAMAKMISNHGIEQTITELVDALEQDFSRWDQFEKSSRFASHSKDGVIELMPVSDGDMFACKYVNGHPINTKRDLQTVAAFGVLSDVDTGYPILLTEMCILTALRTAATSALVAKHCAPKNAQTLALIGNGAQGEFQAMGMKAVVGISKVRLYDVDPAASEKVAHNLADSGLDITICKTVEEAVEGADIITTCTADKKNATILRDDMIKKGVYLNAIGGDCPGKTELDANILLRADHVIVEFEPQTRIEGDIQQLSQDFPVTEFHRIVNGEKEVRTNDNNLVVFDGVGFASEDFTALVFLRDLIKKQDTYELLDLIPHQQDPKNLYSVVKAHSKDRSVATNEAESMA
- a CDS encoding Lrp/AsnC family transcriptional regulator — translated: MAYYTYDSLDSELISELRQDGRATISDLAKKLKVSRATVQNRLDRLIHNGAILGFTIRVHEALDKETVKAMMMIEVTGKSTSQVIRKLRGIPQLIKLHTTNGAWDLVAEIHTTSLREFDEVLRQVREIDGILNSETSVLLSSL
- a CDS encoding NAD(P)-dependent oxidoreductase — its product is MIGYNKTERRYKNKGMGMSKNTIGIVGLGRMGNGMAQSLLREGFNVFGTDIGETQRQAAKEIGVNVVADIKALCAESSVIILSLPMAKHVQAVIKGAGGIIDHAQPKTLIIDTSTSEPEVTRALSIELDQLGHQLLDCPVSGGPAGAEAGTMVMVVGGERSALERAQLYLNALSSKVVYMGKSGNGHAAKLINNLLCAAHLVTTAEAIALGTKAGLNPEDLIAGLNAGSGRSAISEVNFPRWILNQSFDSGFTMELMRKDVRLAKNMIGEMGLELPLAQQVAEIWSQSEANIPDQDDFNCIIKNAGLGE
- a CDS encoding aldehyde dehydrogenase family protein, translated to MMSFIVEGNGEQQVGILLNELLGTSEFGSWVDGELVTGNGDNIDLINPATGQVFLSYRDAGKDIVANAANAAIKAQKAWWSMTASARGQLMWKCGMKIREAAESLARLECISAGKPIRDCRVEVAKVAEMFEYYAGWCDKIMGQVIPVPTSHLNYTRHEPYGVVTQITPWNAPIFTGGWQIAPAICAGNAVLLKPSELTPLSTTALVNILEQAGIPRGLVNVINGLGHTTGSAAIAHPATKKVVFVGSPKTGALIASASAQRVIPCVLELGGKSANIIYPDADLDRAVVGAQAAVFSAAGQSCVSGARLLVHRDVYQEVVERVASAAGKLPVGLPWDEGTMVGPINNQKQFNHVHSLVSDGIAEGAVVAAGGKAGTICGGENGYFYQPTVLANVKNTMRVAQEEIFGPVVSVISFEEEGEAVAIANDSRFGLAGAVWTADVGRAHRMAAQVNAGTFWVNSYKSINVMSPFGGFGESGYGRSSGYEGLLEYTQTKSVWVETAKDAAIQFGYSIQ